A stretch of the Candidatus Finniella inopinata genome encodes the following:
- the ftsL gene encoding cell division protein FtsL produces MIRRSTLLVLCTSLIICLSLFRLKYEVVSLESHHNQIKKSILENNETLHVLRAEWAHLNDPKRLQELSAKYLDIHVLQRTQLVSFNDVASSPGTSYDRQALDQLIADATADQKPDQD; encoded by the coding sequence ATGATACGACGCTCAACATTATTAGTCTTGTGCACATCTTTAATTATTTGCCTATCCCTTTTTCGTCTGAAATATGAAGTCGTGTCTTTGGAAAGCCACCATAATCAAATTAAAAAGTCAATTCTGGAAAACAATGAAACGCTGCATGTTTTGCGCGCAGAATGGGCCCATCTGAATGACCCCAAACGCCTGCAGGAGCTGTCAGCAAAGTATTTGGATATTCATGTCCTTCAAAGAACACAGTTGGTTTCGTTTAATGATGTTGCTTCATCACCTGGGACTTCCTATGACAGACAGGCTCTTGATCAACTGATTGCCGATGCTACGGCTGATCAGAAGCCAGACCAGGACTAA